A part of Fusarium graminearum PH-1 chromosome 3, whole genome shotgun sequence genomic DNA contains:
- a CDS encoding GTP-dependent nucleic acid-binding protein engD, whose protein sequence is MAPKKPEAVIDNVVAFGRVRKNLKMGCVGLPNVGKSSLFNLLTEQSAAAENYPFCTIEPNEARCAVPDARYDFLCDLWKPPSMYPAYLQVTDIAGLIKGASQGEGLGNAFLSHIQAVDGIFHIVRAFDNDQVLHVDDSIDPVRDLNTIQSELCKKDLDILDKQIVAEEMIVKKAGGKYKMLPLFYETTSKIRAMLEEGKPVRDGSWTPAEIALINEKIQLITTKPVIYLVNLTMKDYLRQKSKYLPSIAKWVTEHGGTARDIIPFSIEFEEKLHSMKDDPDAQAEFLKESKVKSKLEKIITEGFTKLGLQYYFTAGEKEIRCWTIPRGCLAPQAAGAIHSDFERGFIKAEVVAYQDFHDLCEGNKSMAPIKAAGKYRQEGKSYVVQDGDIIHFQFNVSNKK, encoded by the exons ATGGCTCCCAAGAAACCTGAAGCAGTTATTGACAATGTGGTCGCCTTTGGAAGGGTCCGCAAGAACCTCAAAATGGGATGCGTTGGTCTCCCCAACGTGGGAAAGTCCAGCTTGTTCAACCTTTTGACCGAGCAGAGCGCTGCGGCGGAGAATTATCCCTTCTGCACAATCGAGCCCAACGAAGCGAGATGCGCTGTTCCCGATGCTCGATAT GATTTCCTATGCGATTTGTGGAAGCCTCCGTCTATGTACCCAGCTTATCTTCAGGTCACCGATATCGCTGGCTTGATCAAGGGCGCTTCTCAGGGAGAAGGTCTTGGTAACGCTTTCCTGTCACATATCCAAGCCGTTGACGGTATCTTTCACATTGTTCG AGCATTTGATAACGATCAGGTCCTGCACGTTGATGATTCAATCGACCCTGTTCGTGACTTGA ACACCATTCAGAGCGAGCTTTGCAAGAAGGACTTGG ACATTTTGGACAAGCAAATCGTCGCCGAGGAAATGATTgtgaagaaggctggtggCAAGTACAAGATGCTGCCTCTCTTTTACGAGACCACATCCAAGATCCGAGCA atgttggaagaaggaaagcCAGTGCGAGACGGAAGCTGGACCCCAGCCGAGATCGCACTCATCAACGAAAAGATTCagctcatcaccaccaagccaGTCATCTACCTCGTTAACCTAACCATGAAGGACTACCTCAGACAAAAGAGCAAGTACCTGCCATCGATAGCAAAGTGGGTTACTGAGCATGGAGGTACCGCGCGAGACATCATCCCTTTCTCCATCGAgtttgaggagaagctgcACAGCATGAAGGATGATCCTGATGCCCAGGCtgagttcctcaaggagagcaaggtcaagtccaaATTGGAAAAGATTATCACTGAGGGATTCACAAAGCTTGGTCTTCAGTACTACTTCACTG ctggagagaaggagatcagGTGTTGGACAATCCCCCGAGGATGCTTGGCCCCTCAAGCTGCGGGTGCTATCCACAGTGACTTTGAGAGAGGATTCATCAAGGCCGAAGTGGTAGCCTACCAAGACTTCCATGATCTCTGTGAGGGTAACAAGTCGATGGCTCCCATTAAAGCTGCTGGCAAATACCGCCAGGAGGGAAAGTCTTAT GTTGTTCAAGATGGTGATATCATTCACTTTCAATTCA ATGTGTCAAACAAGAAATAG
- a CDS encoding xylosidase/arabinosidase, which yields MKSKLLFPLLSFVGQSLATNDDCPLITSRWTADPSAHVFNDTLWLYPSHDIDAGFENDPDGGQYAMRDYHVYSIDKIYGSLPVDHGTALSVEDVPWASRQMWAPDAAHKNGKYYLYFPAKDKDDIFRIGVAVSPTPGGPFVPDKSWIPHTFSIDPASFVDDDDRAYLAWGGIMGGQLQRWQDKNKYNESGTEPGNGTAALSPQIAKLSKDMHTLAEKPRDMLILDPKTGKPLLSEDEDRRFFEGPWIHKRNKIYYLTYSTGTTHYLVYATSKTPYGPYTYQGRILEPVDGWTTHSSIVKYQGQWWLFYHDAKTSGKDYLRQVKAKKIWYDSKGKILTKKP from the coding sequence atgaagtcCAAGTTGTTATTCCCACTCCTCTCTTTCGTTGGTCAAAGTCTTGCCACCAACGACGACTGTCCTCTCATCACTAGTAGATGGACTGCGGATCCTTCGGCTCATGTCTTTAACGACACCTTGTGGCTCTACCCGTCTCATGACATCGATGCTGGATTTGAGAATGATCCTGATGGAGGCCAGTACGCCATGAGAGATTACCATGTCTACTCTATCGACAAGATCTACGGTTCCCTGCCGGTCGATCACGGTACGGCCCTGTCAGTGGAGGATGTCCCCTGGGCCTCTCGACAGATGTGGGCTCCTGACGCTGCCCACAAGAACGGCAAATACTACCTATACTTCCCtgccaaagacaaggatgatatCTTCAGAATCGGCGTTGCTGTCTCACCAACCCCCGGCGGACCATTCGTCCCCGACAAGAGTTGGATCCCTCACACTTTCAGCATCGACCCCGCCAGtttcgtcgatgatgatgacagagCCTACTTGGCATGGGGTGGTATCATGGGTGGCCAGCTTCAACGATGGCAGGATAAGAACAAGTACAACGAATCTGGCACTGAGCCAGGAAACGGCACCGCTGCCTTGAGCCCTCAGATTGCCAAGCTGAGCAAGGACATGCACACTCTGGCAGAGAAGCCTCGCGACATGCTCATTCTTGACCCCAAGACTGGCAAGCCGCTCCTTTCTGAGGATGAAGACCGACGCTTCTTCGAAGGACCCTGGATTCACAAGCGCAACAAGATTTACTACCTCACCTACTCTACTGGCACAACCCACTATCTTGTCTATGCGACTTCAAAGACCCCCTATGGTCCTTACACCTACCAGGGCAGAATTCTGGAGCCAGTTGATGGCTGGACTACTCACTCTAGTATCGTCAAGTACCAGGGTCAGTGGTGGCTATTTTATCACGATGCCAAGACATCTGGCAAGGACTATCTTCGCCAGGTAAAGGCTAAGAAGATTTGGTACGATAGCAAAGGaaagatcttgacaaagaagccTTGA